The following proteins come from a genomic window of Achromobacter deleyi:
- the gyrA gene encoding DNA gyrase subunit A: MDSFAKETLPVSLEEEMRRSYLDYAMSVIVGRALPDVRDGLKPVHRRVLYAMHELNNDWNRAYKKSARIVGDVIGKYHPHGDQSVYDTIVRMAQDFSMRYMLVDGQGNFGSIDGDNAAAMRYTEIRLAKIAHELLADIDQETVDFGPNYDGSEQEPLLLPSRLPNLLVNGSSGIAVGMATNIPPHNLQEVVDGCLYCLRNPACTVDELMEIIPAPDFPTGGIIYGMSGVREGYRTGRGRVIMRAKTHFEDMEKGNRQAIVVDAIPYQVNKKTLQERIAELVNDKKIEGISDIRDESDKDGMRLVIELKRGEVPEVVLNNLYKNTQLQDTFGMNLVALVDGQPRLLNLKQMIDYFLQHRREVVTRRTVFQLRKARERGHVLEGLAVALANIDDFIAIIKAAPTPPVARQELMAKSWDSSLVREMLSRADGDTPGGRAAFRPDDLGAEFGLQGDGMYRLSDTQAQEILNMRLQRLTGLEQDKIVGEYKDVMSAIADLLDILARPERITTIIGEELQAIKAEFSTGAKDTRRSDIELNATELDTEDLITPTDMVVTLSHGGYIKSQPLSEYRSQKRGGRGKQATAMKENDWIDQLFIANTHDFLLCFSNRGRVYWLKVWEVPQGTRNSRGKPIVNMFPLAEGEKITVVLPVKEFSEDHYVFMATSRGTVKKTPLSDFSNPRKAGIIAVDLDDGDYLIGADLTDGKHDVMLFSDAGKAVRFDENDVRPMGRNARGVRGMMLEDTQNVIALLVAGDETQSVLTATENGYGKRTPITEYTRHGRGTKGMIAIQTSSRNGKVVGAVLVMPSDEIMLITTGGVLVRTRVAEIREMGRATQGVTLINVDDGSSLSGVRRVVESDADDDSEDLDDGQEEGNGDAGATDSTEPTEQ; this comes from the coding sequence ATGGATTCCTTTGCCAAGGAGACGCTTCCGGTATCGCTGGAAGAAGAGATGCGCCGCAGTTACCTCGATTACGCGATGAGCGTGATCGTCGGGCGGGCGCTACCGGATGTGCGGGACGGGCTCAAGCCCGTCCACCGGCGCGTGCTCTACGCGATGCACGAGCTCAACAACGACTGGAACCGCGCCTATAAGAAGTCCGCGCGTATCGTCGGGGACGTCATCGGTAAGTACCACCCCCACGGCGACCAGTCCGTCTACGACACCATCGTCCGCATGGCGCAGGATTTCTCCATGCGCTACATGCTGGTCGACGGCCAGGGCAACTTCGGCTCGATCGACGGCGACAACGCCGCGGCGATGCGTTACACCGAAATCCGCCTGGCCAAGATCGCCCACGAGCTGCTCGCGGACATCGACCAGGAAACGGTCGACTTCGGCCCCAACTACGACGGCAGCGAGCAAGAACCGCTGCTGCTGCCCTCGCGCCTGCCGAACCTGCTGGTCAACGGCAGCTCGGGCATCGCGGTCGGCATGGCCACCAACATTCCGCCCCACAACCTCCAGGAAGTGGTCGACGGCTGCCTGTACTGCCTGCGCAATCCCGCGTGCACGGTCGATGAACTCATGGAGATCATCCCGGCGCCGGACTTCCCCACGGGCGGCATCATCTACGGCATGTCCGGCGTGCGCGAAGGCTATCGCACCGGTCGCGGCCGCGTCATCATGCGCGCCAAGACCCACTTCGAGGACATGGAAAAGGGCAACCGCCAGGCCATCGTGGTCGACGCGATCCCCTACCAGGTCAACAAGAAGACGCTGCAGGAACGCATCGCCGAGCTGGTCAACGACAAGAAGATCGAAGGCATCTCCGACATCCGCGACGAGTCCGACAAGGACGGCATGCGCCTGGTGATCGAGCTCAAGCGCGGCGAAGTGCCCGAGGTGGTGCTGAACAACCTCTACAAGAACACGCAGCTGCAGGACACCTTCGGGATGAACCTGGTGGCGCTGGTCGACGGCCAGCCCCGCCTGCTCAACCTGAAGCAGATGATCGACTACTTCCTGCAGCATCGCCGCGAAGTGGTGACGCGCCGCACGGTGTTCCAGCTGCGCAAGGCCCGCGAACGCGGCCACGTGCTGGAAGGCCTGGCCGTGGCGCTGGCCAACATCGACGACTTCATCGCCATCATCAAGGCCGCGCCGACGCCTCCCGTCGCGCGCCAGGAACTGATGGCCAAGTCGTGGGATTCCTCGCTGGTGCGCGAGATGCTGTCGCGCGCCGACGGCGACACGCCGGGAGGCCGCGCGGCCTTCCGTCCCGACGACCTGGGCGCCGAATTCGGCCTGCAGGGCGACGGCATGTACCGCCTGAGCGATACCCAGGCCCAGGAAATCCTGAACATGCGCCTGCAGCGCCTGACCGGCCTGGAGCAGGACAAGATCGTCGGCGAATACAAGGACGTCATGTCCGCCATCGCCGACCTGCTGGACATCCTGGCCCGTCCCGAGCGCATCACGACCATCATCGGCGAAGAGCTGCAGGCCATCAAGGCCGAGTTCTCGACCGGCGCCAAGGACACGCGCCGCTCGGACATCGAGCTGAACGCGACCGAACTCGACACCGAAGACCTGATCACGCCCACCGACATGGTCGTGACCCTGTCGCACGGCGGCTACATCAAGAGCCAGCCGCTGTCCGAGTACCGTTCGCAGAAGCGCGGCGGCCGCGGCAAGCAGGCCACGGCGATGAAGGAAAACGACTGGATCGATCAGCTGTTCATCGCCAACACGCATGACTTCCTGCTGTGCTTCTCGAACCGCGGCCGGGTCTACTGGCTCAAGGTCTGGGAAGTGCCGCAAGGCACGCGCAACTCGCGCGGCAAGCCCATCGTCAACATGTTCCCGCTGGCCGAAGGCGAGAAGATCACGGTGGTGCTGCCGGTCAAGGAATTCAGCGAAGACCACTACGTCTTCATGGCGACCTCGCGCGGCACGGTCAAGAAGACCCCGCTGTCCGACTTCTCCAACCCGCGCAAGGCCGGCATCATCGCGGTCGACCTGGACGATGGCGACTACCTGATCGGCGCCGACCTCACCGACGGCAAGCACGACGTCATGCTGTTCTCGGACGCCGGCAAGGCCGTGCGCTTCGACGAGAACGACGTGCGTCCGATGGGCCGCAATGCCCGCGGCGTGCGCGGCATGATGCTCGAGGACACCCAGAACGTGATCGCGCTGCTGGTGGCCGGGGATGAAACGCAGAGCGTGCTGACGGCCACCGAAAATGGCTACGGCAAGCGCACCCCGATCACCGAGTACACGCGCCATGGCCGCGGCACCAAGGGCATGATCGCCATCCAGACCAGCTCGCGCAACGGCAAGGTGGTCGGCGCCGTGCTGGTGATGCCTTCGGATGAAATCATGCTGATCACCACCGGCGGCGTGCTGGTGCGCACCCGGGTCGCGGAAATCCGCGAAATGGGCCGCGCCACGCAAGGCGTCACCCTCATCAACGTCGATGACGGCAGCTCGCTGTCCGGCGTGCGCCGCGTGGTCGAAAGCGATGCCGACGATGACAGCGAAGACCTGGACGACGGCCAGGAAGAGGGCAACGGCGACGCCGGTGCAACGGATTCGACGGAACCTACGGAGCAATAA
- the ompA gene encoding outer membrane protein OmpA: MNKPSKFALALAFAAVTASGVASAQTYPQTVDNWRNPFGNVWKNGTNELCWRDAFWTPATGIPGCDGVPVAQQKAKPAPMAAKVVFNADTFFDFDKSTLKPEGRQLLDQVAQQARGIDLETIIAVGHTDSIGTDAYNQKLSERRAASVKAYLVSKGIDPNRIYTEGKGKKNPIASNKTKEGRAQNRRVEIEIVGSRK, translated from the coding sequence ATGAACAAACCCTCCAAATTCGCTCTGGCGCTCGCCTTCGCCGCCGTCACGGCCTCGGGTGTAGCCTCGGCCCAGACCTATCCCCAGACGGTGGACAACTGGCGCAATCCGTTCGGTAACGTTTGGAAGAACGGTACGAACGAACTGTGCTGGCGCGATGCGTTCTGGACCCCGGCCACCGGCATCCCCGGTTGCGACGGCGTTCCGGTCGCTCAACAGAAGGCGAAGCCGGCCCCGATGGCGGCCAAGGTCGTGTTCAACGCTGACACGTTCTTCGACTTCGACAAGTCGACCCTGAAGCCCGAAGGTCGTCAGCTGCTGGACCAAGTCGCCCAGCAAGCTCGCGGTATCGACCTGGAAACCATCATCGCCGTCGGCCACACCGACTCGATCGGTACGGACGCCTACAACCAGAAGCTGTCCGAGCGCCGCGCCGCTTCGGTCAAGGCCTACCTGGTCAGCAAGGGCATCGATCCGAACCGTATCTACACGGAAGGCAAGGGTAAGAAGAACCCGATCGCTTCCAACAAGACGAAGGAAGGCCGCGCCCAAAACCGTCGCGTTGAAATCGAAATCGTGGGTAGCCGCAAGTAA
- the ubiG gene encoding bifunctional 2-polyprenyl-6-hydroxyphenol methylase/3-demethylubiquinol 3-O-methyltransferase UbiG, whose product MSTQTRDSAQATVNADQAELDKFGALASRWWDPESEFKPLHAINPLRLEWIQESVGSLAGKKVLDVGCGGGILSEAMARAGADVTGIDLADKSLKIAKLHGLESGVKVEYRKVPVEELAAEQPGEYDVVTCMEMLEHVPDPASIVRACAALTKPGGWVFFSTLNRNPKAFLFAIIGAEYVLRLLPRGTHTYDMFIKPSELASSARGAGLEPVGMRGMEYNPITQIYSLTSDTSVNYLMATRK is encoded by the coding sequence ATGAGCACCCAAACCCGAGATTCCGCCCAAGCCACCGTCAACGCCGACCAGGCCGAACTGGACAAGTTCGGCGCGCTGGCCAGCCGCTGGTGGGACCCCGAAAGCGAATTCAAGCCCCTGCACGCCATCAACCCCCTGCGCCTGGAATGGATCCAGGAAAGCGTGGGCAGCCTGGCCGGCAAGAAGGTGCTGGACGTCGGCTGCGGCGGCGGCATCCTGTCGGAAGCCATGGCCCGCGCCGGCGCCGACGTCACCGGCATCGACCTGGCCGACAAGTCGCTCAAGATCGCCAAGCTGCACGGGCTGGAATCGGGCGTGAAGGTCGAATACCGCAAGGTGCCGGTGGAAGAACTGGCGGCCGAGCAACCCGGCGAGTACGACGTGGTGACCTGCATGGAAATGCTGGAACACGTGCCGGATCCCGCCTCCATCGTGCGCGCCTGCGCGGCGCTGACCAAGCCGGGCGGCTGGGTGTTCTTTTCGACCCTGAACCGCAATCCCAAGGCGTTCCTGTTCGCCATCATCGGCGCCGAATACGTGCTGCGCCTGTTGCCGCGCGGCACCCACACCTACGACATGTTCATCAAGCCGAGCGAACTGGCGTCGTCCGCCCGCGGCGCCGGGCTGGAACCGGTCGGCATGCGCGGCATGGAATACAACCCGATCACCCAGATCTATTCGCTGACGTCCGACACCTCGGTCAACTACCTGATGGCTACCCGCAAATGA
- a CDS encoding HAD-IA family hydrolase: protein MSALILFDFDGTLADTAPDLAAAANQQRTRRGLEPLPYETLRPVASQGARGLLRVALGLKPGDDDYEPTRLQFLEDYAASSTVHSKLFPGIEALLADIRQRGLSWGIVTNKVTYLTLPIVEHLNLTRDSAVLVCGDTTAHAKPHPLPLQHAAREAGFATDRCVYVGDDLRDIQAAHAAGMPAVAAAYGYVGEEDNISTWEAETCANTPAELWAAIEPLLPRDLR from the coding sequence ATGAGCGCCCTGATCCTGTTTGATTTCGACGGCACGCTGGCCGACACCGCCCCCGACCTGGCCGCCGCCGCCAACCAGCAGCGCACCCGTCGCGGGCTGGAACCCCTGCCCTACGAAACGCTGCGCCCGGTCGCCTCGCAGGGCGCGCGCGGCCTGCTGCGCGTGGCGCTCGGCCTGAAGCCGGGCGACGACGACTACGAGCCGACCCGCCTGCAGTTCCTGGAAGACTACGCCGCCAGCTCCACCGTCCACAGCAAGCTGTTCCCGGGCATCGAGGCGCTGCTGGCCGACATCCGCCAGCGCGGCCTGTCGTGGGGCATCGTGACCAACAAGGTCACCTACCTGACGCTGCCGATCGTCGAGCACCTGAACCTGACCCGCGACAGCGCGGTGCTGGTCTGCGGCGACACCACCGCCCACGCCAAGCCGCACCCCCTGCCCCTGCAGCACGCCGCGCGCGAGGCCGGCTTCGCCACCGACCGCTGCGTATACGTTGGCGACGACCTGCGCGACATCCAGGCCGCGCACGCGGCCGGCATGCCCGCGGTCGCGGCCGCCTACGGCTACGTCGGCGAAGAAGACAACATCAGCACCTGGGAAGCCGAGACCTGCGCCAACACGCCGGCCGAGCTGTGGGCGGCGATCGAGCCCCTGCTGCCGCGCGATCTGCGTTGA
- a CDS encoding MFS transporter → MLLPILLLSAAGFTILTTEFLIVGLLPSLARDLDVTVSQAGLLVSLFAFTVAATGPLLTALMANIERKRLFISVLVLFGLSNALAAAAPNIWVMAVARFVPALALPVFWSLASATAVELVGPARAGRAISMVAFGIVAATVFGIPIGVLISDAFGWRAAFGVLSVVAFAKALLLLLAFPSTRIRAESVKLVTQLRILRNPIVVGHVLLSLLVFTGMFTAYTYLADMLERLAGFNGQIVGWTMMAFGAVGLIGNTLGGRMVDRSPLGATALFSSMMAVGLAFVAPVMQSHGLLAVALTIWGVAQAALFIVCHVRLMKSAPEAPAFAASLNISGANIGIGLGAVVGGHVIDQYGLASLGWAAAVIVAISVALAFVLMAASRARPAGKAACANA, encoded by the coding sequence ATGCTTTTGCCCATCCTGCTACTTTCGGCCGCCGGTTTCACCATCCTGACCACCGAATTCCTGATCGTCGGCCTGTTGCCCAGCCTGGCCCGCGACCTCGACGTCACGGTTTCCCAGGCCGGCCTGCTGGTGTCGCTGTTCGCCTTCACCGTGGCCGCCACCGGTCCCCTGCTGACCGCGCTGATGGCCAACATCGAGCGCAAGCGCCTGTTCATCAGCGTGCTGGTGCTGTTCGGCCTGTCCAACGCCCTGGCGGCGGCGGCGCCGAACATCTGGGTCATGGCGGTCGCCCGCTTCGTGCCGGCGCTGGCATTGCCGGTGTTCTGGTCGCTGGCCAGCGCCACCGCGGTGGAACTGGTGGGCCCGGCCCGCGCCGGCCGCGCCATCTCGATGGTGGCGTTCGGCATCGTCGCCGCCACGGTGTTCGGCATCCCCATCGGCGTGCTGATCTCGGACGCCTTCGGCTGGCGCGCGGCCTTCGGCGTGCTGTCGGTGGTGGCGTTCGCCAAGGCCCTGTTGCTGCTGCTGGCCTTCCCCAGCACCCGCATCCGCGCCGAGAGCGTCAAACTGGTGACGCAGCTGCGCATCCTGCGCAACCCCATCGTGGTGGGCCACGTGCTGCTGTCGCTGCTGGTGTTCACCGGCATGTTCACCGCCTACACCTACCTGGCGGACATGCTGGAACGCCTGGCCGGTTTCAATGGCCAGATCGTTGGCTGGACCATGATGGCGTTCGGCGCCGTCGGCCTGATCGGCAACACCCTTGGCGGCCGCATGGTCGACCGCAGCCCGCTGGGCGCCACCGCGCTGTTCTCGTCGATGATGGCGGTCGGCCTGGCGTTCGTCGCGCCGGTGATGCAGTCGCACGGCCTGCTGGCCGTGGCGCTGACGATCTGGGGCGTCGCCCAGGCGGCGCTGTTCATCGTCTGCCACGTGCGCCTGATGAAATCGGCGCCGGAGGCCCCGGCCTTCGCCGCGTCGCTCAACATCTCGGGCGCCAACATCGGCATCGGCCTGGGCGCCGTGGTCGGCGGCCATGTGATCGACCAGTACGGCCTGGCCTCGCTGGGCTGGGCGGCGGCGGTCATCGTGGCGATCTCGGTGGCGCTGGCGTTCGTGCTGATGGCGGCCTCGCGCGCACGCCCCGCCGGCAAGGCGGCCTGCGCCAACGCCTAG
- a CDS encoding cation diffusion facilitator family transporter, whose amino-acid sequence MSGGHEHADVRALPESRLWIAFGLTSTFMVVEIVGGLWTGSLALISDAMHMMTDAIALLLALIAIRAGRKAADLMRTYGYARFEILAAAVNALVLLGVAFYILYEAWRRLEAPPDIQSAGMLAVAIVGLGINLVSMRLLAGSKDDSLNVKGAYLEVWADMLGSVAVIAGAVIIWLTGWRWVDSALAVAIGFMVFPRTWVLLRECINLLLEGVPPGMSLSAVRDAITGTEGVASVHDIHLWAITQKQPLLTGHVVLAAGADGETVRREIERRLQEGFDLHHTTLQVERSDRSEQEHIH is encoded by the coding sequence ATGAGCGGCGGCCATGAACACGCCGACGTGCGGGCGCTGCCCGAATCCCGTCTGTGGATTGCGTTCGGGCTGACCAGTACCTTCATGGTGGTGGAGATCGTCGGGGGCCTGTGGACCGGCAGCCTGGCGTTGATCTCCGACGCCATGCACATGATGACCGACGCGATCGCGCTGCTGTTGGCGCTGATCGCGATCCGCGCGGGCCGCAAGGCCGCCGACCTGATGCGCACTTACGGCTACGCGCGCTTCGAGATCCTGGCGGCCGCGGTCAACGCGCTGGTGCTGCTGGGCGTGGCGTTCTACATCCTGTACGAAGCCTGGCGCCGTCTCGAGGCGCCGCCGGATATCCAGTCCGCCGGCATGCTGGCCGTGGCCATCGTCGGGCTGGGGATCAACCTGGTGTCGATGCGGCTGCTGGCCGGTTCCAAGGACGACAGCCTGAACGTGAAAGGCGCCTATCTCGAAGTCTGGGCCGACATGTTGGGCTCGGTCGCGGTCATCGCGGGGGCCGTGATCATCTGGCTGACGGGCTGGCGCTGGGTCGATTCGGCATTGGCCGTGGCCATCGGTTTCATGGTGTTCCCGCGTACCTGGGTGCTGCTGCGCGAATGCATCAACCTGCTGCTCGAAGGCGTGCCGCCCGGCATGAGCCTGAGCGCGGTGCGCGACGCCATCACCGGCACCGAGGGTGTCGCCAGCGTGCATGACATCCACCTGTGGGCGATCACGCAGAAGCAGCCGCTGCTGACCGGCCACGTGGTGCTGGCCGCGGGCGCCGACGGCGAGACCGTCCGGCGGGAGATCGAACGACGCCTGCAGGAAGGCTTCGACCTGCATCATACGACGCTGCAGGTGGAGCGGTCGGATCGTTCCGAGCAGGAGCATATCCACTGA
- a CDS encoding YidB family protein, translated as MSLLDTLASMAGGGQQGGSASLLPALIEQLSKYPGGLSGLIASFQQGGLGEIVASWIGKGQNLPVSADQLGQVLDPGVVNELAAKTGQDTGSVLGSLSSLLPQLIDKATPEGAVQPGQSLNPTDLLASLSGLFGNRG; from the coding sequence ATGAGTCTATTGGATACCTTGGCCTCGATGGCCGGCGGCGGCCAGCAAGGAGGCTCCGCCTCGCTGCTGCCCGCCCTGATTGAACAACTGAGCAAATACCCCGGCGGCCTGTCCGGCCTGATCGCCAGCTTCCAGCAGGGCGGCCTGGGCGAGATCGTCGCGTCGTGGATCGGCAAGGGCCAGAACCTGCCGGTTAGCGCCGACCAGCTCGGCCAGGTGCTGGACCCGGGCGTGGTCAACGAGCTGGCCGCCAAGACCGGCCAGGACACCGGTTCGGTGCTGGGCTCGCTGTCTTCGCTGCTGCCGCAGCTGATCGACAAGGCCACCCCCGAAGGCGCGGTGCAACCCGGCCAGTCGCTCAATCCCACTGATCTGCTGGCCTCGCTGTCGGGCCTGTTCGGCAACCGCGGCTGA
- a CDS encoding lytic murein transglycosylase, whose translation MTFRHAVPLAAMLALSAPAAHAADAFAACLAGLRAPAAKAGVSGATFDRHTASLSPDMAVIGLLDAQPEFKTPIWDYMAALVDDERVADGKAGIERWRAELDRAAARYGVDPATIAAVWGVESNYGRTLGGRPLLTSLSTLSCFGRRQAYFRGEFFAALKIVQDERIDPDKLKGSWAGAFGQTQFMPSTYLRLAVDFDGDGRRDLIDSVPDALASTANFLKRAGWNSGLDWGYEVILPAGANTAGAGRKNKRPLSFWRGQGLTRADGKPLPAGDTPVGLLLPAGPKGPAFLVTRNFDALYSYNAAESYALAIAHLADRLRGGGPLAQAWPTDDPGLSRAERRELQRLLIARGYELGEPDGTIGERTREALRAAQRELGLPADGRAGQKALKALKASQAPQASPALHGAG comes from the coding sequence ATGACCTTTCGCCACGCCGTTCCCCTGGCCGCCATGCTGGCGTTGTCCGCGCCCGCCGCGCACGCCGCCGACGCCTTCGCCGCTTGCCTGGCCGGATTGCGCGCCCCCGCCGCCAAGGCGGGCGTGTCGGGCGCCACGTTCGACCGGCATACCGCCAGCCTGTCGCCCGACATGGCGGTGATCGGCCTGCTGGATGCGCAGCCCGAATTCAAGACGCCGATCTGGGACTACATGGCGGCGCTGGTCGACGACGAGCGCGTCGCCGACGGCAAGGCCGGCATCGAGCGCTGGCGCGCCGAACTGGACCGCGCCGCCGCGCGCTACGGTGTGGACCCGGCCACCATCGCGGCCGTGTGGGGCGTGGAGAGCAATTATGGCCGCACGCTGGGCGGGCGGCCGCTGCTGACCTCGCTGTCGACGCTGTCCTGCTTCGGGCGCCGCCAGGCGTATTTCCGCGGCGAGTTCTTCGCCGCGCTCAAGATCGTGCAGGACGAGCGCATCGACCCCGACAAGCTCAAGGGTTCCTGGGCGGGGGCGTTCGGCCAGACCCAGTTCATGCCGTCGACCTATCTGCGGTTGGCGGTCGATTTCGACGGCGACGGCCGCCGCGACCTCATCGACAGCGTGCCCGACGCGCTCGCCTCGACCGCCAACTTCCTCAAGCGCGCCGGCTGGAACAGCGGCCTGGACTGGGGCTACGAGGTGATCCTGCCGGCGGGCGCGAACACCGCCGGCGCGGGACGCAAGAACAAGCGTCCGCTGTCCTTCTGGCGCGGCCAGGGGTTGACCCGCGCCGACGGCAAGCCGTTGCCCGCGGGCGATACGCCTGTCGGCCTGCTGCTGCCGGCCGGTCCCAAGGGGCCGGCGTTCCTGGTGACGCGTAATTTCGATGCGCTGTATTCCTACAACGCCGCCGAAAGCTATGCGCTGGCGATTGCGCACCTGGCCGACCGCCTGCGCGGCGGCGGCCCGCTGGCGCAGGCCTGGCCGACCGACGATCCGGGGCTGTCGCGCGCCGAGCGGCGCGAATTGCAGCGGCTGCTGATTGCCCGCGGCTATGAATTGGGCGAACCCGATGGCACGATCGGCGAGCGCACCCGCGAAGCCCTGCGCGCGGCGCAGCGTGAACTCGGCCTGCCCGCCGATGGCCGCGCCGGCCAGAAGGCGCTGAAAGCCCTCAAGGCCTCCCAGGCTCCCCAGGCCTCGCCAGCCCTGCACGGCGCGGGCTGA
- a CDS encoding ferritin-like domain-containing protein — protein MDSNSILPADGSDPDESGTPCLRAQALQALAATGWADKLARVRAIGDDAPLEGARHYATPEGLPGRPAAPVLVAPSEVPQRSMATLEGRAALLHALAHIEFNAVNLALDILWRFAGMPDAFYRDWLRVAREEAAHFDLLNRRLADLGHAYGDFPGHNGLWDMAERTCDDLLARLALVPRTLEARGLDASPLIRNKLAGAGDAQSAAIVDIILRDEIGHVAIGNYWYKRLCAEQGREPVACYAELASRYNAPRLRGPFNLEARRAAGFDEAELAALLDKRAVTGEAEDSQRRPDGGAANASAGALSR, from the coding sequence ATGGACAGCAATTCGATCCTTCCCGCGGACGGGAGCGATCCGGACGAATCCGGCACGCCCTGTCTGCGTGCCCAGGCCCTGCAGGCGCTGGCCGCCACCGGCTGGGCCGACAAGCTGGCGCGGGTGCGCGCCATTGGCGACGACGCCCCGCTGGAGGGCGCGCGGCATTACGCGACGCCGGAGGGATTGCCGGGGCGGCCCGCCGCGCCGGTGCTGGTGGCGCCGTCCGAGGTGCCGCAGCGTTCCATGGCGACCCTGGAGGGCCGCGCGGCGCTGCTGCACGCGCTGGCGCACATCGAATTCAACGCGGTGAATCTGGCGCTGGACATCCTGTGGCGCTTCGCCGGCATGCCGGATGCGTTCTACCGCGACTGGCTGCGCGTGGCGCGCGAAGAGGCCGCGCATTTCGATCTGCTCAATCGGCGGCTTGCCGACCTGGGTCATGCGTATGGCGATTTTCCCGGCCACAACGGCCTGTGGGACATGGCCGAACGCACTTGCGACGACCTGCTGGCGCGCCTGGCGCTGGTGCCGCGCACGCTGGAAGCGCGCGGCCTGGATGCGTCACCGCTGATCCGCAACAAGCTGGCCGGCGCCGGCGACGCGCAGAGCGCGGCCATCGTCGACATCATCCTGCGCGACGAGATCGGCCACGTGGCCATCGGCAACTATTGGTACAAGCGGCTGTGCGCCGAGCAGGGCAGGGAGCCGGTCGCCTGCTATGCCGAGCTGGCCAGTCGCTACAACGCGCCGCGGCTGCGCGGCCCCTTCAACCTGGAAGCGCGCCGCGCGGCGGGTTTCGACGAGGCCGAACTGGCCGCCTTGCTCGACAAACGCGCCGTCACGGGCGAAGCCGAAGACAGCCAGCGCCGCCCCGATGGCGGCGCGGCCAACGCATCCGCAGGAGCGCTTTCTCGATGA
- a CDS encoding GNAT family N-acetyltransferase codes for MDSPLRLTIETDLSRIDARQWDALAGNQPFLRHAFLHALHDTGCAAPRTGWSPHYLMLWRGDALAGAVPLYLKSHSRGEYVFDYAWADAFERHGLRYYPKLLAAVPFTPVSGPRLLAASDEDRDTLVSGLVAFAEEIQVSSLHLLFPAAADLRALREAGFMVRESVQFHWTNPGHADFDAFLATMSHDKRKKIRQDRKKVAQAGLAFRWLRGAQIDAAALDFFYQCYCHTYFNHGNPPYLSRAFFLRAYREQPDAFVLILAERDGQPVAAALNLAGGDTLYGRYWGATEYVPGLHFETCYLQAIAYCIANGMARFEGGAQGEHKMARGLLPTPTWSAHWVADPRFAAAIQHFLDEETAAVDDYLGELEAHTPFKRAAPD; via the coding sequence ATGGATTCACCGCTTCGCCTGACCATCGAGACCGACCTGTCGCGCATCGACGCCCGCCAATGGGATGCATTGGCCGGAAACCAGCCGTTCCTGCGGCATGCATTCCTGCATGCGCTGCACGACACCGGCTGTGCCGCGCCGCGCACCGGCTGGTCGCCGCACTACCTGATGCTGTGGCGCGGCGACGCGCTGGCGGGCGCGGTGCCGCTCTACCTGAAATCGCATTCGCGCGGCGAGTACGTGTTCGACTACGCCTGGGCCGATGCCTTCGAGCGCCACGGCCTGCGCTACTACCCCAAGCTGCTGGCGGCCGTGCCGTTCACCCCGGTGTCGGGGCCGCGCCTGCTGGCCGCCAGCGACGAAGACCGCGACACGCTGGTAAGCGGGCTGGTCGCCTTCGCCGAAGAGATCCAGGTGTCGTCGCTGCACCTGTTGTTTCCCGCCGCCGCCGACCTGCGCGCCTTGCGCGAGGCCGGCTTCATGGTGCGCGAAAGCGTGCAGTTCCACTGGACCAATCCGGGCCATGCCGACTTCGACGCTTTCCTGGCGACAATGAGCCACGACAAGCGCAAGAAGATCCGCCAGGACCGCAAGAAAGTGGCGCAGGCCGGGCTGGCGTTCCGCTGGCTGCGCGGCGCGCAGATCGACGCCGCCGCCCTCGATTTCTTCTATCAGTGCTATTGCCACACCTACTTCAACCACGGCAATCCGCCCTACCTGAGCCGCGCGTTCTTCCTGCGCGCCTACCGCGAGCAGCCCGACGCCTTCGTGCTGATCCTGGCCGAGCGCGATGGCCAGCCGGTGGCGGCGGCCCTGAACCTGGCGGGCGGCGACACGCTGTACGGAAGGTATTGGGGCGCGACGGAATATGTGCCGGGTCTGCATTTCGAGACCTGCTACCTGCAGGCCATCGCCTACTGCATCGCCAACGGCATGGCGCGCTTCGAGGGCGGTGCGCAGGGGGAACACAAGATGGCGCGCGGACTGCTGCCCACGCCCACCTGGTCGGCGCACTGGGTCGCCGACCCGCGCTTCGCGGCCGCGATCCAGCATTTTCTCGATGAGGAAACCGCCGCGGTGGATGACTACCTGGGCGAACTCGAGGCCCACACGCCGTTCAAGCGCGCGGCCCCGGACTGA